From Paenibacillus graminis, a single genomic window includes:
- a CDS encoding phosphonate ABC transporter ATP-binding protein: protein MITVEHLAKAVGEDKIPVLQDIGFQLEEGELVVLLGASGSGKSTLLRCLALKEKWDRGNFRVDGMDIMKSAFAGKRKISREWAYLEQNAELNPNRTALKNVLIGQSSQTPLWRMVTGMVRSDDYMGAMDQLDLLGLLDKAKLKTSQLSGGERQRVAIARALVHGAKVILADEPVTGLDPKSAENVLETLRKLCKETGLTVITVIPIELAERYATRIWVLEDGRIKHDVKGRRLTSQERARL from the coding sequence ATGATCACAGTTGAACATTTGGCCAAGGCAGTCGGGGAAGACAAAATTCCGGTACTGCAGGATATTGGCTTTCAATTAGAAGAAGGTGAATTGGTAGTGCTGCTCGGAGCGAGCGGAAGCGGGAAGTCGACGCTGCTGCGCTGCCTGGCGCTCAAGGAGAAATGGGACCGCGGCAACTTCAGGGTAGATGGAATGGATATTATGAAAAGCGCCTTTGCCGGCAAACGCAAGATCAGCCGTGAATGGGCGTACCTTGAACAGAATGCGGAGCTGAACCCGAACCGGACGGCGCTGAAGAATGTGCTGATTGGCCAGTCTTCCCAGACTCCGCTGTGGCGGATGGTGACCGGCATGGTGCGGTCGGATGATTACATGGGCGCAATGGATCAGCTTGATTTGCTCGGTCTGCTCGACAAGGCTAAGCTGAAGACCAGCCAGCTCAGCGGGGGGGAACGCCAGCGCGTGGCTATTGCCCGCGCATTAGTGCATGGCGCCAAGGTTATACTGGCAGATGAGCCGGTGACCGGCCTTGATCCCAAATCGGCGGAAAATGTGCTGGAGACACTGCGCAAACTGTGCAAGGAAACCGGGCTTACGGTCATCACCGTGATCCCGATCGAGCTGGCGGAGCGTTACGCCACCCGAATCTGGGTGCTCGAAGACGGAAGAATCAAACATGATGTGAAGGGCCGCAGACTGACTTCCCAGGAGCGCGCCCGGCTGTAA
- a CDS encoding MFS transporter — MPDSTATSVNQSSKLNYFILITVIIAAGLSQGLLLPVLSILLEQKGISSSLNGLNAAALYVGSFAMTLVAERILSGIGFKKLIAAGISIVLVSLLLFPLLTGVKAWFLLRLLVGAGDSAINYAAQLWVLLMTPAAHRGRNLSLYGMSYGLGFSLGPLGISLLRFGQAVPFAAIALLFLLVLLLVLVKLPDSRPDKVEHGEGQARRFARSYSLAWYALIPALLYGYMEASLNSNFPVYGLRIGFSANEIAALLPFAGIGGLLLQMPLGIWSDRYGRKKILIVSGVGGGLAFALLPLAQDRFWWTLAVLMAAGGLVGSFFSLGLSYAADILPRNLLPAANVVSSFHYSFGSIIGPGLGGLLLQFGWGGGVFLLMGILYILFGLAGLLFSPRQTI; from the coding sequence GTGCCAGACAGTACCGCTACATCTGTGAACCAGAGCAGTAAACTGAATTACTTCATTCTGATTACCGTTATCATCGCCGCGGGACTCAGCCAGGGCTTGCTACTCCCGGTATTATCCATTCTGCTGGAGCAAAAGGGGATCTCTTCCTCGCTGAATGGCCTGAATGCCGCCGCACTGTATGTAGGCTCGTTCGCGATGACCCTGGTGGCGGAACGGATTCTCAGCGGGATCGGTTTCAAAAAATTGATCGCAGCCGGAATTAGCATTGTACTGGTGTCGCTCCTTTTATTTCCGCTGCTTACTGGAGTTAAAGCCTGGTTTCTGCTGCGCCTGCTGGTTGGCGCGGGGGATTCGGCCATCAATTATGCTGCCCAGCTCTGGGTGCTGCTGATGACGCCTGCTGCGCACCGTGGCCGTAATCTCTCCCTGTACGGGATGTCTTACGGGCTCGGCTTCAGCCTCGGGCCGCTTGGCATCAGCCTGCTGCGGTTTGGACAGGCAGTACCTTTTGCGGCGATTGCTCTGCTGTTTCTGCTTGTGCTGCTCCTCGTGCTGGTCAAGCTCCCGGACTCCCGTCCGGACAAGGTCGAGCATGGAGAGGGCCAGGCCCGCCGGTTCGCCCGCAGCTACAGTCTGGCATGGTATGCGCTGATCCCGGCCCTTTTATACGGGTATATGGAAGCAAGCCTGAACAGCAACTTCCCGGTATACGGGCTGCGCATCGGCTTCAGCGCCAATGAGATCGCGGCGCTGCTGCCGTTCGCAGGGATTGGAGGCCTGCTGCTGCAGATGCCGTTAGGCATATGGAGCGACCGCTACGGGCGGAAGAAAATTCTGATTGTCTCCGGGGTTGGCGGGGGATTAGCGTTCGCCCTTCTGCCGCTGGCGCAAGACCGGTTCTGGTGGACCCTGGCCGTGCTCATGGCAGCCGGCGGGCTTGTAGGCTCTTTTTTCTCGCTGGGCCTCAGCTATGCCGCAGATATCCTGCCGCGCAATCTGCTGCCTGCCGCCAATGTAGTTTCTTCATTCCATTACAGCTTCGGCAGTATTATCGGACCGGGCCTCGGCGGCCTGCTGCTGCAATTCGGCTGGGGCGGCGGGGTATTTCTCCTGATGGGCATTTTATATATTTTGTTCGGCCTGGCCGGGTTATTATTCTCGCCACGCCAGACGATTTGA
- a CDS encoding response regulator transcription factor, with the protein MSKVLILEDEESIRSFIVINLKRNGFEVLEAADGNEALHKLTTVPDIDIALLDVMVPGIDGFEVCRRIRETNERLGIIFLTAKVQEQDKVYALSVGADDHVSKPFSPTELIARIQSLLRRVNVHREQSAKVSFQSGPFTLDLISKQFKRSGEAIELTPTEFSLVQYFLEMENTPLSRDSLLDHVWGKEYMGDPKIVDVNIRRLRQKIENNPSEPEYLQTVWGHGYKWKGQGQ; encoded by the coding sequence ATGAGTAAAGTACTGATCCTGGAGGATGAAGAATCCATCCGGAGTTTTATTGTGATTAACCTGAAGCGCAACGGGTTTGAGGTGCTGGAGGCCGCAGACGGGAACGAGGCGCTTCACAAGCTGACAACGGTGCCCGATATTGATATCGCACTGCTGGATGTAATGGTGCCGGGGATCGACGGATTTGAGGTATGCAGACGAATCAGAGAGACCAATGAGCGGCTGGGGATTATTTTTCTGACCGCGAAGGTTCAGGAGCAGGACAAAGTCTATGCGCTTTCGGTAGGAGCAGATGACCATGTAAGCAAACCGTTCAGCCCTACAGAACTGATCGCCCGCATTCAATCCCTGCTCCGCCGGGTCAATGTGCATCGTGAGCAGTCAGCCAAGGTTTCTTTTCAGTCCGGGCCGTTTACGCTGGACCTGATTTCCAAGCAGTTCAAACGCAGCGGTGAGGCGATTGAGCTGACCCCGACTGAATTTTCACTGGTGCAATATTTCCTGGAGATGGAGAACACCCCGCTCAGCCGTGATTCACTGCTCGATCATGTCTGGGGCAAGGAATATATGGGCGATCCCAAAATAGTGGATGTGAATATCCGCCGGCTGCGGCAAAAAATCGAAAATAATCCGTCGGAGCCGGAATATCTTCAGACCGTGTGGGGTCACGGCTATAAGTGGAAAGGCCAGGGACAATGA
- a CDS encoding DsbA family protein has translation MNKKANPNTSAGNRRLLPMLLGIVVVLLIGVLVFVTTKGTASETAELNDLPNYTDVKGTIVVDGLKYEKQPHLGSENAKVKVIEFADFKCPACKKWTAAYLDTFIKDYVDTGKVQLYFMNYAFLDRDSYLAASAGEAIYKQSNEKFWEYMHKLYENQGDESKIWATRKFILNFVKKNIGGIDYTKFEQDLKNQTYMYDVKEDFKIAGSYGVNGTPKFMVDGILLPDSSYDGLTAAIEAGLAEAQQ, from the coding sequence ATGAACAAGAAAGCAAATCCCAACACCTCAGCGGGCAATAGAAGATTATTGCCAATGCTGCTCGGAATCGTTGTCGTTCTGCTCATTGGAGTCCTTGTCTTTGTCACAACCAAAGGCACAGCCAGTGAAACTGCCGAGCTCAACGATCTCCCGAACTACACGGATGTCAAAGGAACCATCGTTGTTGACGGGCTGAAATACGAGAAGCAGCCGCATCTGGGCAGTGAAAATGCCAAAGTGAAGGTCATTGAATTCGCTGATTTCAAATGCCCTGCCTGCAAAAAATGGACCGCAGCCTATCTGGACACCTTCATCAAGGATTATGTGGATACCGGTAAAGTACAGTTGTACTTCATGAATTACGCCTTTCTCGACCGTGACTCCTATCTTGCCGCCAGTGCCGGTGAAGCCATCTACAAACAAAGTAATGAGAAGTTCTGGGAGTACATGCATAAGCTGTACGAGAACCAAGGGGATGAGAGCAAAATATGGGCGACCCGGAAATTCATCCTGAACTTCGTGAAAAAGAACATCGGCGGTATTGATTACACCAAGTTCGAGCAGGATCTTAAGAACCAGACGTATATGTATGATGTGAAGGAAGATTTCAAAATCGCCGGCTCCTATGGTGTGAACGGCACGCCCAAGTTCATGGTTGACGGCATTCTGCTTCCGGACTCCTCTTATGACGGTCTGACCGCTGCGATTGAAGCCGGACTGGCTGAAGCCCAGCAGTAG
- a CDS encoding HAD family hydrolase, which translates to MKYLTQQVIFDLDDTLVHCNKYFDLILGQYFELMSEWFGEYGGTTAEFRSKQVEIDVQTVSSSGLASDNFPKSLIATYRFFCIKYNRPADPYQEQQLMKLGMSVYDQEVEAYPGMVETLDTLKQDGHALYLYTGGDDTIQQRKIEQMKLDVYFNDRIYIRQHKNVEALENILSTHSFDRKNTWMIGNSLRTDVLPALTAGINSIYLKQQNEWLYNLIELQREMQQSVQTITSISEVPPVIRSAALHKNHG; encoded by the coding sequence ATGAAATATTTGACACAGCAAGTGATTTTCGATCTTGATGACACCCTGGTGCATTGCAATAAATATTTTGACCTTATTCTGGGGCAATATTTCGAGCTGATGTCCGAATGGTTTGGTGAGTATGGCGGGACAACCGCCGAATTCCGCAGCAAACAGGTAGAAATAGATGTACAAACTGTAAGCTCAAGCGGACTCGCCAGCGATAATTTTCCGAAATCCCTCATCGCGACGTACCGTTTCTTTTGCATCAAATACAACCGGCCTGCTGACCCTTATCAGGAACAGCAGCTGATGAAGCTCGGTATGAGCGTCTATGATCAGGAGGTTGAGGCCTACCCCGGCATGGTGGAGACCTTGGACACTTTGAAGCAGGACGGGCATGCGCTTTACCTTTACACCGGCGGGGACGATACTATCCAGCAGCGCAAAATTGAACAAATGAAGCTTGACGTTTATTTTAATGACCGGATCTACATCCGCCAGCACAAAAATGTGGAGGCACTGGAGAATATCCTGAGCACGCATAGCTTTGACCGCAAAAACACATGGATGATCGGTAATTCCCTCCGTACAGATGTGCTTCCCGCCTTGACTGCTGGCATCAACAGCATCTATCTGAAGCAGCAAAATGAATGGCTCTACAACCTCATTGAGCTGCAGCGCGAGATGCAGCAGTCCGTCCAGACGATCACCTCCATCAGCGAGGTGCCGCCTGTCATCCGCTCTGCTGCCCTGCACAAAAATCACGGGTGA
- a CDS encoding glucose-1-phosphate adenylyltransferase yields the protein MSKKECIAMLLAGGEGRRLAPLTTTMAKPAVPFGGQYRIIDFPLSNCVNSNIDTVGVLTQYEANSLHNHIGEGEPWGLHTESGKGVKLLPSGVEGRDSYTGTADAIYKNIEFIDSHKPEHVLILSADHIYHMNYRKMLDYHISKNAKATISVMEVPWDEASRFGVMNVNDELKISEFAEKPKVPKSNLASMGIYLFEWKYLKEHLLLDAADSASSHDFGKDVIPAMLDGSEALFAYRFKGYWRDVGTVDSLWEAHMDLLHEGNGFKLDNSRWPMYSRARRTKAAAHKPRIQIPSADSLVNDSCLLEGSLNRSVVFGGVEVGKLSLVKQSVIMPGVRIGRGVLIENAIIGEGAVIKDGAVIKGSPDNIVVVGPHEIVAAKPVIKTQPSRLLQEVYEKTGRLRAEGLPS from the coding sequence ATGAGTAAAAAAGAATGTATCGCCATGCTGCTGGCAGGCGGGGAAGGGCGCAGACTCGCCCCCTTGACAACCACCATGGCTAAGCCTGCAGTCCCTTTCGGAGGACAGTATAGAATCATTGACTTTCCCCTCAGCAATTGTGTGAATTCCAATATTGATACTGTTGGGGTACTGACTCAGTATGAAGCCAATTCTTTGCATAACCATATTGGTGAAGGTGAGCCCTGGGGGCTCCATACCGAGTCGGGCAAAGGAGTGAAGCTGCTACCCTCCGGCGTTGAAGGCAGAGACAGCTACACAGGAACAGCCGATGCCATTTATAAAAATATTGAATTTATTGACAGCCACAAGCCAGAACATGTTCTTATTCTGTCGGCGGATCATATTTACCATATGAATTACCGGAAAATGCTCGATTATCATATCAGCAAAAATGCAAAAGCCACCATCTCCGTGATGGAAGTGCCTTGGGATGAGGCCAGCCGTTTCGGGGTAATGAACGTGAATGATGAGCTTAAAATTTCAGAATTTGCCGAAAAACCCAAGGTTCCAAAGAGCAACCTTGCTTCTATGGGGATTTACTTATTTGAATGGAAATACCTCAAAGAGCATCTGCTGCTGGATGCAGCCGATTCAGCCTCCAGCCATGACTTTGGCAAAGATGTCATTCCAGCTATGCTGGATGGCAGCGAAGCTTTGTTCGCCTACCGTTTCAAGGGATATTGGCGGGATGTAGGTACGGTTGACAGTCTCTGGGAAGCTCATATGGATCTGCTGCACGAAGGCAACGGCTTCAAGCTCGACAATTCCCGCTGGCCGATGTACAGCCGGGCCCGCCGGACGAAGGCAGCTGCGCATAAACCCCGCATTCAAATCCCTTCTGCTGACAGTCTTGTGAATGATTCCTGCCTGCTGGAAGGCAGCCTGAACCGTTCGGTCGTCTTTGGCGGCGTTGAGGTCGGCAAGCTGAGCCTGGTGAAACAGAGTGTCATTATGCCCGGCGTAAGAATCGGACGGGGCGTGCTGATTGAGAATGCCATTATTGGTGAAGGGGCTGTCATAAAGGACGGGGCCGTGATTAAGGGCAGTCCGGACAACATTGTCGTCGTTGGCCCGCATGAGATCGTTGCCGCTAAGCCGGTCATTAAGACCCAGCCTTCCCGCCTGCTGCAGGAAGTCTACGAGAAAACTGGACGTCTGCGTGCAGAGGGCCTTCCTTCTTAA
- a CDS encoding sensor histidine kinase has translation MIKKGMRRQIVLHYIFVVFVALLLVEVIFLLAIRTYYYDSVYSKITTHIGTAEDFLKYEISGERSPNQLQKLLDFFEMDYTELQVLTQDGNMLISSTGFQPDRTITTSDVPEAVGGSVGRWVGRQPGTNESVMAVSKLVHINGRETYVIRYVTSMERIDSDLLNLTLVSIGIGSAVMAIVVLFSFGLANSIVKPLKNITAVSAQMAKGKFTTRIKGDYRYEIGDLASTLNYMADEIIRSNQIKDDFISSISHELRTPLTSIKGWSETLVSGGYDPEETKLGMEIISKESDRLIGLVEEILDFSKLQQNEMKLSMGRVDIKVLLQETILNIWAKAEKKRIHLLLECDETFYIKADANRLKQVFLNLVDNAVKFSPEDSSIVLSAHRLPGSELAVIVRDSGIGISEAHLGRVRDRFFQVDALNGGTGLGLAISQQIVELHGGKLEMDSELGKGTQVTVILPMTEELAPEAPKEEKPL, from the coding sequence ATGATCAAGAAGGGGATGCGCAGACAGATTGTATTGCACTATATTTTTGTCGTCTTTGTGGCGCTTCTCCTCGTTGAGGTTATATTCCTGCTGGCGATCCGGACGTATTATTACGACAGTGTCTACAGTAAAATCACAACGCATATCGGGACGGCAGAGGATTTCCTGAAATATGAGATTTCCGGAGAACGCTCACCCAATCAACTGCAAAAGCTGCTCGATTTCTTCGAAATGGACTACACGGAACTCCAGGTGCTGACGCAGGATGGGAATATGCTGATCAGTTCCACCGGATTTCAGCCCGACCGCACCATTACGACAAGTGATGTCCCGGAAGCGGTGGGGGGGAGTGTCGGCCGCTGGGTGGGCCGCCAGCCGGGGACGAACGAAAGCGTAATGGCCGTTTCCAAGCTGGTGCATATCAACGGGCGCGAGACATATGTCATCCGTTATGTTACCTCAATGGAAAGAATCGACAGTGATCTGCTGAACCTGACGCTGGTCTCCATTGGGATTGGTTCAGCGGTTATGGCGATTGTCGTTTTGTTCAGCTTTGGTCTGGCGAATTCTATTGTCAAGCCGCTGAAGAATATCACCGCTGTCTCCGCGCAGATGGCGAAGGGCAAATTCACTACCCGCATCAAAGGCGATTACCGCTACGAAATCGGTGATCTGGCTTCGACGCTGAATTATATGGCGGATGAGATTATCCGCAGCAACCAGATCAAGGATGATTTCATCTCCTCCATCTCGCATGAGCTGCGGACTCCGCTTACCAGCATCAAGGGCTGGAGCGAAACGCTCGTATCCGGCGGTTATGATCCGGAGGAAACCAAGCTGGGCATGGAGATCATCTCCAAGGAAAGCGACCGGCTGATCGGGCTGGTGGAAGAAATACTCGACTTCTCTAAGCTGCAGCAGAATGAAATGAAACTGTCCATGGGACGTGTGGATATCAAAGTGCTGCTGCAGGAGACCATTCTGAATATCTGGGCCAAAGCAGAGAAAAAACGCATTCACCTGCTGTTGGAATGTGACGAAACGTTCTATATCAAGGCTGATGCCAACCGGTTGAAGCAAGTGTTCCTTAATCTGGTGGACAATGCTGTGAAGTTTTCTCCCGAGGATTCAAGCATCGTCCTGTCTGCACACCGGCTGCCGGGCAGTGAACTTGCGGTTATTGTGCGGGACAGCGGGATAGGTATCAGTGAGGCCCATCTCGGCAGAGTGCGCGACCGCTTCTTCCAGGTGGATGCCCTGAATGGGGGAACAGGTTTGGGACTCGCGATCTCACAACAAATTGTCGAGCTGCACGGCGGCAAGCTGGAAATGGACAGCGAGCTTGGCAAGGGAACGCAGGTGACTGTGATTTTGCCGATGACGGAGGAGCTGGCGCCGGAGGCTCCAAAGGAAGAGAAACCACTCTAG
- a CDS encoding ArsR/SmtB family transcription factor, whose amino-acid sequence MNYKLEIDVSPVYELLDSFMLYVTRKWISNLDIGPDWIRDVDSRIAPQQISALRQAAEWPFGDYDVLYAWAYSRGPASKVTQFLDELEACSLEECFERTAPFFEEFSLEECARIKYGYTPLLRLWYDQYFRHTEQKMLPLMIEDASEKKMLESKMDIVALIEYASGGMVIEDIPELETIVLLPTVHNRPINTYCFYKRLMLVQYPVDVPQDSEDEPPTVLLRLTKALSDPTRLRMLRFIAHEPKTMWEMQSELNQTREMLMHHLLILRVAGLLRVHLRGEGTERYSIRPDGASELQMFLESYIRI is encoded by the coding sequence GTGAACTATAAATTAGAAATTGATGTATCGCCGGTATATGAACTGCTGGACAGTTTTATGTTATATGTAACAAGAAAATGGATCTCCAATCTGGACATCGGACCCGATTGGATCCGCGATGTCGACAGCCGCATCGCCCCGCAGCAGATTTCTGCACTGCGCCAGGCTGCCGAATGGCCTTTTGGTGACTATGATGTGCTCTACGCATGGGCGTACAGCAGAGGACCGGCTTCAAAAGTCACCCAATTCCTGGATGAGCTGGAGGCCTGTTCGCTTGAGGAATGCTTTGAGCGTACAGCGCCTTTTTTTGAAGAGTTCTCTCTGGAAGAATGCGCCCGGATCAAATACGGCTACACACCGCTGCTGCGGCTGTGGTACGACCAGTATTTCCGCCATACGGAGCAAAAGATGCTGCCGCTGATGATCGAGGACGCCTCGGAGAAAAAAATGCTGGAGAGCAAAATGGATATCGTCGCCCTCATTGAATATGCGTCCGGCGGCATGGTCATCGAGGACATTCCGGAGCTGGAGACAATAGTACTGCTGCCTACCGTCCACAACCGGCCGATCAATACCTATTGCTTCTATAAAAGATTGATGCTGGTGCAATATCCTGTCGATGTGCCTCAGGACAGTGAAGACGAGCCGCCTACCGTGCTGCTCCGCTTAACCAAAGCCCTCTCCGACCCGACCCGGCTGCGTATGCTGCGCTTTATCGCCCATGAGCCCAAGACGATGTGGGAAATGCAGTCCGAGCTGAACCAAACGAGGGAAATGCTGATGCACCACCTGCTCATTCTGCGCGTCGCCGGCCTGCTGCGGGTGCATTTGCGGGGAGAAGGCACAGAGCGCTACAGCATCAGACCTGATGGAGCTTCGGAACTTCAGATGTTCCTGGAGTCCTATATTCGTATATAA
- the glgB gene encoding 1,4-alpha-glucan branching protein GlgB: protein MADTSTTVNLPSSDDIYLFHEGTNYRSYTMLGAHIAAEEGIPGVRFTVWAPHATYVGLAGNHNGWDGTKDVDSLYKIPDSGFWSRFFPGMKAGTFYKYRIVGPDGSNFLKADPYAFHAEVRPATASIVADLDGYVWGDAAWRRRSKAPYNAPLNIYEMHFGTWRQKEDGGLYTYREMSELLIPYLVEMSYTHVEFMPLAEHPYDLSWGYQGTGYFAATSRFGEPQDLMYLIDKLHQAGIGVLLDWVPAHFAKDAHGLRMFDGTPLFEYADPMLAEKPGWGTLSFDFSKPEISSFLISNALFWFEMFHIDGMRVDAVTSMLRLDFEKKGHEYRRNANGGLENLEAIQFIQRLNKTIFHYYPKALMMAEESSAWPGVTAPVHEGGLGFNYKWNMGWMNDTLGYIEHDFGARPYHHNLLTFPICYAYSENYTLPLSHDEVVHGKKSLLDKMPGTYEQKFAGLRLLLGYHISHPGKKLLFMGGEFGQFIEWKDQEQLDWLLLDYESHRRMLAFTAALNKLYVNEKALWELDHEMEGYQWINADDSGQSIVSYIRRGKRPVDTLLIIINFQPVERRMYRIGVPRPGTYEELFSSENTEFGGSGVHNAPMKSSKKEWHNQVNSIELTIPPLSFLVLKKAGRKAVK, encoded by the coding sequence TTGGCCGATACATCAACAACAGTTAACCTCCCGTCATCTGATGATATTTATCTGTTCCATGAGGGCACGAATTATCGCAGCTATACGATGCTGGGCGCGCACATTGCCGCTGAAGAAGGAATACCGGGCGTACGCTTTACCGTGTGGGCTCCTCATGCGACATATGTAGGACTGGCTGGTAATCATAACGGCTGGGATGGGACCAAAGACGTGGACTCGTTATATAAGATACCCGATTCAGGATTTTGGAGTCGTTTTTTTCCGGGAATGAAAGCGGGAACTTTTTACAAATACAGGATTGTGGGCCCAGACGGCTCAAACTTTCTTAAAGCTGACCCTTATGCTTTCCATGCAGAGGTGCGTCCGGCGACGGCTTCCATTGTTGCAGATCTGGACGGCTATGTGTGGGGGGATGCGGCTTGGCGGCGGAGGAGCAAGGCTCCATATAACGCGCCTTTGAACATTTATGAAATGCATTTTGGAACTTGGCGCCAAAAGGAAGATGGCGGATTATACACTTATCGGGAGATGAGTGAGCTGCTGATTCCCTACTTGGTGGAAATGAGCTATACCCATGTTGAGTTTATGCCGCTGGCCGAGCATCCCTACGATTTATCCTGGGGATATCAGGGCACAGGTTATTTTGCCGCAACCAGCCGCTTTGGGGAACCGCAGGATTTGATGTATCTGATCGACAAGCTGCATCAGGCTGGAATTGGCGTACTGCTGGATTGGGTACCGGCCCATTTTGCCAAAGATGCCCATGGTTTGAGAATGTTCGATGGCACGCCGCTGTTTGAATATGCTGACCCGATGCTGGCGGAGAAGCCGGGCTGGGGGACATTGTCTTTTGATTTCAGCAAGCCGGAAATTTCCTCATTTCTGATATCAAATGCGCTGTTTTGGTTCGAGATGTTCCATATCGACGGGATGCGTGTAGATGCGGTCACCAGTATGCTTAGACTGGACTTTGAGAAGAAGGGGCATGAATACCGCAGAAATGCCAACGGGGGACTGGAGAATCTGGAAGCCATCCAGTTTATCCAGCGTCTTAATAAGACGATTTTTCATTATTATCCCAAAGCGTTGATGATGGCAGAAGAGTCCAGTGCTTGGCCGGGAGTTACTGCGCCAGTGCATGAGGGAGGTCTGGGATTCAACTACAAATGGAACATGGGCTGGATGAATGACACATTAGGCTACATAGAACATGATTTTGGGGCTAGACCTTATCATCACAATTTGTTGACCTTTCCCATCTGCTATGCCTACTCGGAAAATTACACCCTCCCGCTGTCCCACGACGAGGTGGTGCACGGCAAGAAGTCGCTGCTGGACAAAATGCCCGGCACCTATGAGCAGAAATTCGCCGGACTCCGCCTGCTTCTGGGCTACCATATCAGCCATCCCGGCAAAAAGCTGCTGTTCATGGGAGGAGAGTTTGGCCAGTTTATCGAATGGAAGGATCAAGAACAGCTGGATTGGCTGCTGCTCGATTATGAAAGCCACCGCCGGATGCTGGCGTTCACTGCAGCGCTGAACAAGCTCTACGTGAATGAAAAAGCGCTGTGGGAGCTTGACCATGAGATGGAAGGGTACCAATGGATCAATGCCGATGACAGCGGCCAGAGCATCGTTTCCTATATCCGCAGGGGCAAAAGGCCTGTCGATACGCTGCTGATTATTATCAACTTCCAGCCGGTGGAGCGGCGGATGTACCGGATCGGAGTCCCGCGGCCGGGAACGTATGAAGAACTGTTCAGTTCCGAAAATACGGAATTCGGCGGCTCCGGTGTGCACAATGCCCCGATGAAGAGCAGCAAAAAAGAATGGCACAACCAGGTGAACAGCATTGAACTGACCATTCCTCCGCTAAGCTTCCTGGTGTTGAAAAAAGCAGGCCGCAAGGCGGTAAAATAG